Below is a window of Streptomyces sp. WMMB303 DNA.
GTCGGGCCCCGCGGGTCGGGGCGCGGTGTCCGGGCCGCCTCCCGCACGGCGTCGGCCAGGGCTTCCAGATCGTCGCCGCTGGGGCGGGCCGCGGCCGAGTCGACGGCGAGCCGCACCACCTCCCAGCCGCGCGGTGCGGTGAGCCGCTCGGAGTGCTCGGCGCACAGGTCGTAGCAGTGCGGCTCGGCGTAGGTGGCGAGGGGGCCCAGGACGGCGGTGGAGTCCGCGTAGACGTACGTCAGCGTCGCGACGGCGGGACGACCGCAAGCGGTGCGCGAACAGCGACGTACAGGGCTCACAGCGTTGGACCGTACCGCACTCTTGAGCGGGCTGCGACGACTCGCCAGGACGTCACCCTGCCGTGTCGTCCGTGTTCTCCGGAAACGTCTGATCTGCTGAAAGGCAGACCGAGCGGTTCGGCGTCCCCTCCCCCGCCGGCCCGCACCCGCCCGTCGCGCCCCGCGCGGGCCCCGCGGCGGGCTACGCTCGGGGGCGATGGACAGCCCCGTACCGCCGCGCCGGGCGGACTCCCGACCGCGCCGCCGAGACCGCCACGGCCGCGGCATGCGCGGCCCCGTCGCCCCTCCCCAAGTACCGCTCGCCATCAGCCGGGCAGAGGCGTTCGACGACCTGGTGCGCGACTCGGTGACCCGCCTGGAGCGGCACTGGCCGCAACTGGCGGGCGTCGAGTTCGCCGTCCAGGAGGTGCCGCGGTCGGACAACGGGGAGGTGCGCGAGGGCGACGACGCCGTGCCGCTGGGCCGGGTCACCGAGGGCAGTGGCGAGCACCCGGACCGCGTGATCGTCTTCCGGCGCCCGGTGGAGATCCGCAGTCGGAGCAGGGACGAGCGGGCCCTTCTGGTGCACGAGGTGGTGGTCGAGCAGGTGGCCGAACTGCTGGGCCTGGAACCCGAGTCGGTGGACCCCCGCTACGGTCAGGACTAGACCCGCCGGTGGGAGCGGACGGTCCGGTCCCCCGTCCGCTCCACGCGCTCAGTCGTCGTTGAGCACCGACAGGTCCTGGGCCGACTCGGGTACGGCGACCGTGCTCCGGTCGTCCGGGAGTGTCTGGACCGTGAATCCGGAAACGCCGGACTGCTCGCGCTCCAGCGTGCGGGAGGCGTAGACCGGGCCGCCCGAGAGGCGCTCCACCGTCACCGCGTATCCGCCCTTGCCGTCCGCGGGACGGGGCGGGGTGAACGCCTTGGTGGTGTGCGCCTTGAGCGTCACGGTGGTGCTCTTGGCGCTGCCGCCGCCGCTGCCGGGCGACGCGGTCACCCGGACCTTCGCGCCGCCCTCCGGGGCGGCGAGCGCCAGCGTGGTCCCGCGCGCGGTGTTGCCTGCGGCGGTGGCCCGCTTCTGCACCGGCACCGTCGCCGGGACGAACGCCGTCTCCTGCTTGCTCCCCTTGCCGCGCAGCACCCGCGCCGCCGCCACCACATCGGGGGCGTCCTCGCCGTCCTCGGCCGGGGAGAGCACCAGCGACCCGGCCTCGCCCTTGATCAGGCCCTTGAGGTCGACGGTGGTGACCATGCCCGCCTTCACGTGCAGGGACTCGTGCCCGGCCGGGCTGATCCGCCCGGACTTGCCCGCGAGCTGCACCTTCAGGTCCGCGTCCGCGCCGCCGGGGGCGAGCACCGAGAGCCGGACGGCCGTCGCGTCCTCGGGGATGCCCGGCAGTACTTGACCGGGCCCGGGGTCGGCGGCGGGCGCCAGCCAGTCACCGCCCAGCTTGCGGTCCGAGGACTGGACCTGGGCACCCACCCGGCCGGACCGCGCGACCACGTGCAGCGTCACGTTGGTGACCGGTTCGGGGGTCAGAGTGGACAGCAGTACGGGAACCGTGGCGTGCGGCGGGACGGTGATCCCCTCGCCGCTGCCCTGTCCGGCCTGCTCCGCCTTCTCCTCGCCTTCCTTGCCGTACAGCTCCAGGTCGACGACCGCGGGGGTGCTGTCCGGGTTGGTGAGGTGGACGTAGTCCTGCCGGCCCTCGGCCGTACTGGCGCCCGGGAACCAGAACGAGGTGTCCGGCACCGAGCAGGACGTGCCCTGCAGACCGCGCCCCGCTCCGGCGGCGACGGTCGTCGTCTGCTGCACCGTCCAGCCCGGCGCGAAAGGACCGTCGGCGGTGCCGGTCAGCGCGGGAGCCTCGGGGTCGTCCGTCTCGGCCGCGACCGGGGTGCCTGGGCTGCTGAGGGAGAGGAAGGGCTTGCCGTTCCCCTTCTCCTTCTCTGCGGTCTCCTCGCCTCCCGCACCCTCCTCGGAGCCCTTGTCGTCCTTGTCGCCCTTGCCGTCCTTGCCGTCAGCCGGGTCCTCCGGGTCGGCGCGCTCGGCCGGGTACAGGGCCGCGCCGCCTTTCTTGCCGGGGCCGCCCTTGGGTGTGAACGCCTCGTAGGTGGTCTCCGCGACATCGGACGTGCTCGGTGACGGGCAGACCAGCGTCGAGCGCTCCACCGGCTTGCGGGCCGCCGTCCCGAGGCTCTCGGCGCTGCTCGCCGCCTCTCCGGGGGCGGTGAGCGCGGCGACGCCGGTCACGGCGGCGAGCGCGACGGTGACCGCTCCGACGCTGAGGACTGTGCGGTTCACTGCTGCTCGCTCCCGTCGCCGTTGCCGTACCTGCTGTCGTGGCCGTACGCGCCGCCGTGGTCGTGGCCCTGCGGGTGGTCGTACGGCGCGGCGTACTGCTGCGCCGCGTACTGCTGGGCCTGCCATTCCTCGTAGGACTGCTGCTGGTAGGCGTCGTAGCCGGGCTGGGCGCCGTAGTACTGCTGCTCCTGGTGCCCCTGGTCGTACGGCTGCTGCGGCAGCTGACCGTAGGGGGCCGCACCGTAGGCGTCGTAGGGGGGCTGCTCGTACGGAGCGCCCTGTCCGTAGCCCGCCGGGTCGGCGTACGGGGACTGCTGCGGCACATAGGGCTGCCGGCCGTACGGGTCGTACTCCGACTGGTCCGGCATCGGCTGCCGGCCGTACGGGTCGTACTCGGGCTGGTCCGGCATCGGCTGCTGCGGCGGCGCCGGGTCGGCGGGCGGCATCGGGGGCTGTTCCTGCGCGGACTGCGCGGGGGACGCCTCGGCGGCCTCTGCTGCGGCGCGGAGCCTGCGGGCCCTGCGGCCCTCTCCCGCCGCCGACGGGTCCGGCGCCGCCGGCTCGGTCTCGGGCAGGTCGTCGTCCACGTCCCGGCGTCGGCCCGGCAGTGCGAGGACGACGACGACCAGCAGCAGGAAGCCCTGCGCCCACACCCATACGGTGTGCGAGAGGGGCGTCCGATAGTCGAGCTCCAGCTTGCCGCCGCTGGTCGGCAGTTCGAAGCCCTGCGCCCAGCCGTCCACCGTGACGCTCTTGAGCGGGCTGCCGTCGAGGGTGGCCTGCCAGCCGGCGTCGGCACGGTCCGCGAGCCGCAGCACCCGTCCCGAGGGGCCGGACGGCAGCGTCGCGTGCGAGGCGACCGGACCGGCCGGCACGGCCACCGGGGCGGTCACCGCGCCGCCGGCGCCGTTGTCCGGGTCGCCCGGGACGATCGAGACGCGCGACACCTGGCGGTCGACGCGCCACAGCGCGCTGCCGTCCTCCTGGCTGAGCCGGGTCAGTCCGGGCGTGGCGTCCAGGGTGCGGCTGACCCGGCGCGCGGCGCCGTCGCGCAGCAGCACGTACCGGACCGCGTAGCCGCCCAGTTGGCTGGTCTGGTCGGCGCCGGAGCCGGCCACCAGATTGGAGACCACTCCGTCCAGGCGCCCGTCGTCGCCCTCGGCCGCCGCCAGGTCGGCGTCGCCCAGCCGGGCGCCCGCGCCGCGGGTGAGCGTGTAGGTGACGCCCGTGGCGCCCTCGGGCTGGTCCAGGACCAGAGTGCGGGCCTGGTCGCTGGTGGTGCTCTCCTCGGCGACGAACGCGGGCACCTGTACCGGGTCGCGCCGCGAGAGCGGACCGTCGGCGCCGCCCAGCATCCATCCCCCGGCGGCGACCAGCGGGGCGAGCACGCAGGCGGCGGCGACCAGGGCGGCGGCGGGCTGACGCCAGCCGAAGCTCTGCGCAGCCACCCGCTCCTTGGCGCCCTCGGCACCGACCGCGGCGGCGCACAGCAGCGCGAGCCCGTAGACGAGCGTGGCGGGGCCGGCCCAGGCGGAGCCGTTGGACACCGCGGCCGCCAGCAGCCCGGCCAGCGCTGCGACCCACGCGGCGGAGACGGCGAGCCGCCGCTCGCTGCGCAGCAGGGCGGCGAGCCCGGCCAGGACGAGGCCGACGAGGAACAGCCCGTCCGTGGTCCCCGGGCCGCCCGGGGAGAGGGTCAGCAGGTCGAACGCGGAGGCCGCGCCGGTGCCGTACTCCAGACCGGCCTCGCCGAGGAACTGCGCGGGGCTGGTGAACAGCGACAGCGACCACGGCGCGAGCAGCACCAGCGGCGTCCCCAGGACGGCGGCCAGCCGGGCGAGGAGCGCGCCGAGCGAGGCGCCGTCCGCGCGGCGCACGGCGAGCACCGCGACCGCCAGCACGGCGGCGATCAGCCACACGACGGGGGTGAACGCGGTCGTGAACGTCAGCAGCAGCGCATAGGCCCAGGCCGCGCGCCAGCCGCCCCTGCCGCGCAGTCCGCTCGCCGCCACGGCGGCCCGCGCCAGCAGCGGCAGCAGTACGGCGAGCACGGCGGTGCCGATGCGGCCCTGGGCGAGCGCGCCGGTGGCGGCGGGCAGGAACGCGTAGGCGACGCTTCCCCAGGCGCGCACCAGGCGGGAGTCGGCCAGGGGGCGGGAGGCGAAGTAGGCGGTGACACCGGCGAGCGGGACCGAGCAGACCAGCAGCACGGTCAGGGCGAATCCGGTGCTGCCGAACAGCAGGGTGGCGAACGTGGCCAGGACGGCGAGATAGGGAGGTGCCGCTACGGTGCCGCCGGTTCCCACCGGATGCCATCCCTCCGCGTAGCGCGCCCACAGCTCCGAGACCCCGTCGGGCACGGGCAGCAGCGCGCCGCCCGCCAGCTCGCCGCCGCCCAGCAGCGCCCGGCAGGCCACCAGGGAGACGCCCAGCAGGACGGCGAACAGGACGGGCCCGGGCTTCTGTCCGAGCCGCTTGACGCGTGCGAACTGTTCGACCTCCAGGAAGTCCGCGTCCTCGTCCCCGGGGCCCGACTCGGCGGCGCCGTGCCGGCCCGCGGTGGAGGAGTCCGGTTCGGGGCGTCCGGGAAGGCTGCTGGTGGCCTGTTCGAGGGTGGCTCGCAGAGTGGCCCCGGGGGGCGGGAAGAGCGGCCGCAGCTCCTTGTGCGGCACGGCGGGTCTGCCCCGTCGGCGGCGCGCCGCCAGGACGCGGCCGCCGCGCAGCAGGGTGCCGGAGAGGCCGGTGATCTCGTCCAGGGCCTGTCCGGGCACCTTGCCGATGAGATAGCCGAGGGTGCGCAGCACGGTGCCGACGACCAGGCGCAGCAGCACCCACGGCAACAGGGTGCCGGGCACGTTGGCGAGCAGGGTGTAGACGGCGCCCGCCTTGTCCACGCGGTGCGGGCTGGCACCGCTGCTGGAGCGCCCCACGCAGTCGACCGGGCGGCGTTCCCGGGAGGCGGCCTCGGCGTGCCGCAGCACGGCGTCCGGGACGGTCAGCACCCGGTGCCCGGCGGACTGGGCGCGCCAGCACAGGTCGACGTCGTCACGCATCAGGGGCAGCCGGCGGTCGAATCCGCCGAGCTGGTCGAAGACGTCGCGGCGGATGAGCATGCCGGCGGTGGAG
It encodes the following:
- a CDS encoding DUF3499 domain-containing protein, producing the protein MASRRSPLKSAVRSNAVSPVRRCSRTACGRPAVATLTYVYADSTAVLGPLATYAEPHCYDLCAEHSERLTAPRGWEVVRLAVDSAAARPSGDDLEALADAVREAARTPRPDPRGPTPRGGPEAAEADATEVARRGHLRVLRSPEP
- a CDS encoding metallopeptidase family protein; amino-acid sequence: MDSPVPPRRADSRPRRRDRHGRGMRGPVAPPQVPLAISRAEAFDDLVRDSVTRLERHWPQLAGVEFAVQEVPRSDNGEVREGDDAVPLGRVTEGSGEHPDRVIVFRRPVEIRSRSRDERALLVHEVVVEQVAELLGLEPESVDPRYGQD
- a CDS encoding DUF5719 family protein; the encoded protein is MNRTVLSVGAVTVALAAVTGVAALTAPGEAASSAESLGTAARKPVERSTLVCPSPSTSDVAETTYEAFTPKGGPGKKGGAALYPAERADPEDPADGKDGKGDKDDKGSEEGAGGEETAEKEKGNGKPFLSLSSPGTPVAAETDDPEAPALTGTADGPFAPGWTVQQTTTVAAGAGRGLQGTSCSVPDTSFWFPGASTAEGRQDYVHLTNPDSTPAVVDLELYGKEGEEKAEQAGQGSGEGITVPPHATVPVLLSTLTPEPVTNVTLHVVARSGRVGAQVQSSDRKLGGDWLAPAADPGPGQVLPGIPEDATAVRLSVLAPGGADADLKVQLAGKSGRISPAGHESLHVKAGMVTTVDLKGLIKGEAGSLVLSPAEDGEDAPDVVAAARVLRGKGSKQETAFVPATVPVQKRATAAGNTARGTTLALAAPEGGAKVRVTASPGSGGGSAKSTTVTLKAHTTKAFTPPRPADGKGGYAVTVERLSGGPVYASRTLEREQSGVSGFTVQTLPDDRSTVAVPESAQDLSVLNDD
- a CDS encoding glycosyltransferase family 2 protein, whose translation is MSVHSHMAAHYEAAAAGLATLEPPESPRHVVTAVLVAHDGARWLPRALSGLLEQNRPVQNIIAADTGSADDTARLLTDALGAERVLHMARRTGFGTAVEEAARTARRLTPEDLPYLKRPSGWDPVNRTWRDDTYDLPELPYGEPVEWLWLLHDDCAPEPDALAQLLRVVDADPSVGVVGPKLRSWYDKRQLLEAGVSIAHSGRRWTGIERREQDQGQHDQVRPVLAVSTAGMLIRRDVFDQLGGFDRRLPLMRDDVDLCWRAQSAGHRVLTVPDAVLRHAEAASRERRPVDCVGRSSSGASPHRVDKAGAVYTLLANVPGTLLPWVLLRLVVGTVLRTLGYLIGKVPGQALDEITGLSGTLLRGGRVLAARRRRGRPAVPHKELRPLFPPPGATLRATLEQATSSLPGRPEPDSSTAGRHGAAESGPGDEDADFLEVEQFARVKRLGQKPGPVLFAVLLGVSLVACRALLGGGELAGGALLPVPDGVSELWARYAEGWHPVGTGGTVAAPPYLAVLATFATLLFGSTGFALTVLLVCSVPLAGVTAYFASRPLADSRLVRAWGSVAYAFLPAATGALAQGRIGTAVLAVLLPLLARAAVAASGLRGRGGWRAAWAYALLLTFTTAFTPVVWLIAAVLAVAVLAVRRADGASLGALLARLAAVLGTPLVLLAPWSLSLFTSPAQFLGEAGLEYGTGAASAFDLLTLSPGGPGTTDGLFLVGLVLAGLAALLRSERRLAVSAAWVAALAGLLAAAVSNGSAWAGPATLVYGLALLCAAAVGAEGAKERVAAQSFGWRQPAAALVAAACVLAPLVAAGGWMLGGADGPLSRRDPVQVPAFVAEESTTSDQARTLVLDQPEGATGVTYTLTRGAGARLGDADLAAAEGDDGRLDGVVSNLVAGSGADQTSQLGGYAVRYVLLRDGAARRVSRTLDATPGLTRLSQEDGSALWRVDRQVSRVSIVPGDPDNGAGGAVTAPVAVPAGPVASHATLPSGPSGRVLRLADRADAGWQATLDGSPLKSVTVDGWAQGFELPTSGGKLELDYRTPLSHTVWVWAQGFLLLVVVVLALPGRRRDVDDDLPETEPAAPDPSAAGEGRRARRLRAAAEAAEASPAQSAQEQPPMPPADPAPPQQPMPDQPEYDPYGRQPMPDQSEYDPYGRQPYVPQQSPYADPAGYGQGAPYEQPPYDAYGAAPYGQLPQQPYDQGHQEQQYYGAQPGYDAYQQQSYEEWQAQQYAAQQYAAPYDHPQGHDHGGAYGHDSRYGNGDGSEQQ